A genomic region of Candidatus Margulisiibacteriota bacterium contains the following coding sequences:
- a CDS encoding helix-turn-helix domain-containing protein → MPQKITAEILKKIFGEKLSWLREKSGETIEESAFSLGLDVSDYFKFLKGKRLPHLLTLMRISQKYGVAVGWWFGEVKSVPQNRAQIRQSTLENKISRAISTLDVKTQKAVLAMLKTLAKNLK, encoded by the coding sequence ATGCCCCAGAAAATCACTGCGGAAATTCTGAAAAAGATTTTTGGCGAGAAATTGTCCTGGCTACGGGAAAAGAGCGGGGAGACTATTGAAGAGTCTGCTTTTAGCCTGGGCCTGGATGTCAGTGATTATTTTAAGTTTTTGAAAGGCAAGAGGCTGCCTCATTTGCTGACCCTGATGCGCATTAGCCAGAAATACGGTGTGGCGGTTGGCTGGTGGTTTGGCGAGGTAAAAAGTGTGCCGCAAAATAGAGCGCAGATCAGACAGAGCACTCTGGAAAATAAAATATCCCGTGCCATTAGCACACTGGATGTCAAAACACAAAAGGCCGTGCTGGCCATGCTCAAAACTCTGGCCAAAAATCTCAAGTAG